The following coding sequences lie in one Caproicibacterium argilliputei genomic window:
- a CDS encoding helix-turn-helix domain-containing protein: MPKGIPNKRYTPEFKVMVVETMRKEKLSYCEAARQFEVSDSKRIASWERIYLTEGPEGLAVERRGRASAASGTRKGRISKLNKQVEEDLIAENQRLRAENDYLKNLQALVLEDERKARKKRW, encoded by the coding sequence ATGCCAAAAGGAATACCAAACAAACGCTATACGCCGGAATTCAAGGTTATGGTAGTGGAAACGATGCGTAAGGAGAAGTTAAGCTACTGTGAAGCCGCGCGACAATTTGAAGTAAGTGATTCTAAACGAATAGCCTCATGGGAGCGTATCTATCTCACAGAAGGTCCTGAAGGTCTGGCTGTAGAACGACGGGGACGTGCCAGTGCCGCCAGCGGCACGCGAAAAGGCCGCATTTCTAAGCTGAATAAGCAAGTGGAAGAGGACTTAATTGCAGAGAATCAGCGTTTACGAGCGGAGAATGATTACTTAAAAAACTTGCAAGCCTTGGTTTTGGAAGACGAGCGAAAAGCGCGCAAAAAACGCTGGTAA
- a CDS encoding GNAT family N-acetyltransferase, producing MDEIRIAAEDIQSEDARLLIDELSMVLLQMTGSDGRSTFCYTDMADARSVFAVARDAQGNPLGCGALRRWSEDTAEIKRMYARKNAQGVGSKLIAFLEQSAQNFQFERVQLQTRVVNQNAVRFYERNGYSQIPNYGIYEHLSEAICFQKELK from the coding sequence ATGGATGAGATTCGAATCGCAGCAGAAGACATTCAGTCTGAAGATGCACGGCTTCTGATTGATGAGTTGTCAATGGTTCTGCTGCAAATGACCGGCAGTGACGGCAGAAGTACATTTTGTTACACAGATATGGCGGATGCCCGCTCGGTTTTTGCCGTTGCCCGTGACGCGCAGGGGAATCCTCTGGGATGCGGCGCGCTGCGCAGATGGTCGGAGGATACAGCAGAAATCAAGCGGATGTATGCGCGCAAGAATGCCCAAGGGGTCGGCAGCAAGCTGATCGCTTTTTTGGAACAAAGTGCGCAGAACTTTCAGTTTGAGCGGGTTCAGTTGCAGACGCGCGTGGTAAACCAGAACGCTGTACGGTTTTATGAACGAAATGGTTATAGTCAAATTCCCAATTACGGAATTTATGAACATCTGTCCGAAGCAATTTGCTTTCAAAAAGAACTGAAATGA
- a CDS encoding transglutaminase domain-containing protein: MKKPIRLAALLLSLSLLTGCTASAGDLWSWKIADTPSSAAAAVTEAKTQKQAGACTPVAQRSDYKSLSNEKCRHLYDKLLDCAQNITDSKTENGYLVKTANLFTEKLSDNETRRTVMAFFNDNPQIFWLSNQYTYSFTLTGTSVQLYSRVRAEERTRLQKKLDTVVGQILSGVTSADSELEREDKLFDALADRCTYDSAASADTQQTDWQPYTAYGALVTGKAVCDGYSRAMQLLCSQAGLQCRLVNGNSKGAAHIWNLISIGGAWYHFDGTWMDGGIRTYDYFNVTDAVIKRDHTLSPQNGDVADCNFPLPAADSEQANYYQKCAVQIPALNAEVREQIVQALVHAAQQQKHSMALRLSDDLDFNKTVGQLFNGVPYFFQACVQEANGRLSSGKALSYTEMQYSAAASQNGVSVQLAYAQS; this comes from the coding sequence ATGAAAAAACCGATTCGTCTGGCGGCACTGCTGCTGTCGCTTTCCCTGCTCACCGGCTGTACGGCTTCTGCCGGCGATCTTTGGTCCTGGAAAATTGCAGATACACCCTCCTCTGCGGCGGCTGCCGTGACAGAGGCAAAAACGCAGAAACAGGCTGGCGCCTGCACACCGGTGGCGCAGCGCAGCGACTACAAAAGTCTGTCAAATGAAAAATGCCGCCATTTATATGATAAATTGCTGGACTGTGCGCAGAACATTACAGACAGTAAAACAGAAAACGGCTATCTGGTAAAAACCGCCAACCTGTTCACAGAAAAATTGTCGGATAACGAAACCCGGCGTACCGTGATGGCGTTCTTTAACGATAATCCTCAGATCTTTTGGCTTTCTAACCAATATACCTATTCATTTACCCTTACCGGCACCAGTGTGCAGCTTTACAGCCGTGTGCGTGCCGAAGAACGCACACGGCTGCAGAAAAAGCTTGACACCGTGGTCGGGCAGATCCTTTCCGGGGTCACTTCTGCGGATTCGGAACTGGAACGGGAGGACAAGCTGTTTGACGCACTGGCGGATCGCTGCACATATGATAGCGCCGCATCTGCGGACACCCAGCAGACAGACTGGCAGCCTTATACCGCTTATGGTGCCTTGGTAACGGGCAAAGCAGTGTGTGACGGCTATTCGCGCGCGATGCAACTGCTGTGCAGTCAGGCAGGTCTGCAGTGCAGGTTGGTAAACGGCAACTCAAAGGGCGCGGCGCATATCTGGAACTTGATTTCAATCGGCGGTGCCTGGTACCACTTTGACGGCACTTGGATGGACGGCGGCATTCGCACGTATGACTACTTTAATGTTACCGATGCGGTCATCAAGCGGGATCACACGCTCAGCCCGCAGAACGGTGATGTGGCAGACTGCAACTTTCCGCTGCCCGCCGCAGACTCTGAGCAGGCAAATTATTATCAGAAATGTGCGGTGCAGATACCGGCGCTGAATGCGGAGGTACGCGAGCAGATTGTGCAGGCGCTTGTGCACGCAGCACAGCAGCAGAAGCATTCCATGGCACTCCGCCTTTCTGACGACTTGGATTTCAACAAAACCGTTGGACAGCTTTTTAATGGCGTGCCCTATTTCTTTCAGGCCTGCGTGCAGGAGGCAAATGGACGTCTTTCGTCCGGAAAGGCACTTTCCTATACAGAAATGCAGTACAGCGCCGCGGCTTCGCAGAACGGTGTCAGTGTCCAGCTGGCGTATGCGCAAAGCTAA
- a CDS encoding SpoIIE family protein phosphatase has product MTKEQLLTWEKPRAVMRNIAQQAIFFALGLLSARAVVFDRCAPFGIAMAAACPWKCAPAAVLGAALGYILPGTVTVPMHCLMALLACFGIRWVLQNAAGRFLRAKAGFAAGAAGVPLLCTGMIVYFVNGYSGTAAAYAVAEALLAGAWAYFFSRTVDLFAEQQPLGDYLPQEMTCAAFSAGVFLLALAALRVGPVTAGGILAVLIILYASEYGGVAGGSVAGVAAGTCFAFTGDGLSGLAGAYGVGGLMAGLFAPMGRLPAACAFILSSAVASLPAAVTSQRMDTLWEVAVASVVYILMPERLTANLFRRVAARPGVRETPRAQDLRRTVVTRLDHAACALGEVASTVEQVGEKLDKSQQSRPQSALQELHRTQTAQNRRCMVRQFSAVSTVLEEMASEFELFEHSDETSAELVSEVLYEFALQPLDVSCRVDRFERMTIEILAMRGEDVRVNKAELTREISKVCGRTFSQPSISRTQTSWRLVFCERPLYRVVMGSARHNCCNNTLCGDSTRCFEDGTGRFLAILSDGMGSGGRAAVDGVMVSDLLAQLIQAGVGFDSALQIVNTAMGVKSGDESSATVDLVSIDLYTGFTEFRKAGAAMSFVRTQGQVHPVDAPGVPVGILEQVTFHCLQEELAADDLVVLVSDGALCEGTAWMTALLEGSCEAKTPQELAEAIVAGAVARRSDGHDDDVTAIVLKLHAYRQQAE; this is encoded by the coding sequence ATGACAAAAGAGCAGTTGCTCACGTGGGAAAAACCACGTGCAGTAATGAGGAACATCGCGCAGCAGGCAATTTTTTTCGCCTTGGGGCTGCTGTCGGCGCGCGCGGTAGTGTTTGACCGATGTGCCCCGTTCGGTATTGCGATGGCGGCGGCGTGCCCGTGGAAATGTGCGCCGGCTGCGGTGCTGGGGGCGGCACTGGGCTACATACTGCCGGGCACAGTTACGGTGCCGATGCATTGCTTGATGGCGCTGCTTGCCTGCTTCGGCATCCGCTGGGTACTGCAAAATGCGGCGGGGCGCTTTCTGCGCGCCAAGGCGGGCTTTGCCGCAGGAGCTGCAGGCGTGCCGCTGCTGTGCACCGGCATGATCGTGTACTTTGTAAATGGATACTCCGGTACAGCGGCCGCTTATGCGGTTGCGGAGGCACTGTTGGCAGGTGCGTGGGCGTACTTCTTTTCGCGCACCGTCGATCTTTTTGCTGAGCAGCAGCCGTTGGGGGATTACCTGCCGCAGGAGATGACCTGCGCCGCGTTTTCGGCGGGGGTTTTTTTGCTGGCACTTGCTGCGCTGCGGGTCGGACCGGTGACGGCAGGCGGAATTTTGGCGGTACTGATTATCCTGTACGCCAGCGAATACGGCGGCGTCGCGGGCGGCAGCGTTGCGGGTGTGGCTGCCGGCACTTGCTTTGCGTTTACCGGTGACGGACTTTCGGGGCTGGCGGGCGCTTACGGCGTCGGCGGGCTGATGGCGGGGCTGTTTGCACCGATGGGCCGCCTGCCGGCTGCCTGCGCGTTTATCCTGAGCAGCGCGGTGGCCAGTTTGCCTGCGGCGGTTACTTCGCAGCGTATGGACACGCTTTGGGAAGTGGCGGTGGCTTCTGTGGTGTATATACTAATGCCGGAGCGGCTGACCGCAAACCTGTTCCGGCGTGTTGCCGCACGACCGGGAGTTCGCGAAACGCCGCGTGCCCAGGATCTGCGCCGCACGGTGGTGACGCGGCTGGACCATGCCGCCTGTGCATTGGGGGAAGTTGCCAGCACTGTGGAGCAGGTCGGTGAAAAGTTGGACAAGTCCCAACAAAGCCGCCCACAGTCCGCTTTGCAGGAGCTGCACCGCACGCAGACCGCGCAGAACCGGCGATGCATGGTGCGGCAGTTCTCCGCGGTCAGCACTGTGCTGGAAGAAATGGCTTCGGAATTTGAACTGTTTGAACACAGTGATGAAACCAGCGCGGAGCTGGTTTCGGAGGTGCTGTATGAATTTGCCCTGCAGCCGCTGGACGTCAGCTGCCGGGTTGACCGTTTTGAGCGGATGACCATTGAAATTCTGGCGATGCGCGGTGAAGATGTGCGGGTCAATAAAGCAGAGCTGACACGGGAGATTTCCAAGGTGTGCGGGCGCACGTTTTCCCAGCCGAGCATCAGCCGCACGCAGACCTCCTGGCGGCTGGTGTTCTGCGAGCGGCCGCTGTACCGTGTGGTCATGGGCAGTGCACGCCACAACTGCTGCAATAACACCCTTTGCGGGGACAGCACGCGCTGCTTTGAGGACGGCACGGGGCGTTTTCTGGCAATTTTGAGTGATGGCATGGGCTCCGGCGGTCGTGCGGCGGTAGACGGCGTGATGGTTTCCGACCTGCTGGCACAGCTGATTCAGGCAGGCGTGGGGTTTGACAGTGCGCTGCAGATTGTAAACACGGCCATGGGGGTCAAGTCCGGGGACGAGTCCAGCGCAACGGTGGATTTGGTCAGTATCGATTTGTATACCGGCTTTACGGAATTCCGGAAAGCAGGCGCCGCCATGAGCTTTGTGCGCACGCAGGGGCAGGTTCATCCGGTGGATGCGCCGGGGGTTCCGGTCGGCATTCTGGAGCAGGTCACTTTCCACTGCCTGCAGGAAGAACTGGCGGCAGACGATTTGGTTGTTCTGGTCAGCGACGGCGCACTCTGCGAGGGGACTGCTTGGATGACGGCGCTGCTGGAAGGTTCCTGCGAAGCAAAAACGCCGCAGGAACTGGCGGAGGCGATTGTGGCCGGCGCGGTTGCGCGCCGCAGTGACGGGCACGATGATGACGTGACGGCCATCGTTTTGAAACTGCATGCTTACCGGCAGCAGGCAGAATGA
- a CDS encoding aminotransferase-like domain-containing protein — MEYRFSDRVSNLKPSAIREIFKYATDPAVISLSAGNPAPDAFPVDAVRACSEAVLQEQPIDALQYSVTEGLPALREDVAVFLKQHCSIATPGDAVLITSGAEQIMDLLGKSVLNEGDTVVCEEPSFIGALNSFRSYNAVLKGVPMQEDGMDLAKLEEILKTDKRVKFIYTIPNFQNPTGLTTSWEKRRGIYALAQKYNTLILEDNPYGDLRFAGEAIPAIKTLDTEGRVLYAGTFSKTISPGMRVGFAAGGSALIQKMVVCKQGSDVHTNIWSQLVIHRFLHGWDFEKHLKNLQKIYAQKYAVAEKALRETAPLLAFRPIEGGLFLWCTLPDSIPMPAYCKAAVLHKVCVVPGNAFLTDETQPCQSFRINYSSPTNEDLARGIAILGELAAKWPNA, encoded by the coding sequence ATGGAGTACCGCTTTTCCGACCGTGTCAGCAACTTGAAACCCTCTGCGATTCGTGAAATCTTTAAATACGCCACAGACCCCGCAGTCATTTCGCTTTCTGCGGGCAATCCAGCGCCAGACGCGTTTCCGGTGGACGCCGTGCGCGCGTGCAGCGAAGCCGTTCTGCAGGAACAGCCGATTGACGCCCTGCAGTACAGCGTGACCGAAGGCTTGCCTGCCCTGCGGGAAGACGTTGCCGTCTTTCTGAAGCAGCACTGCAGCATTGCCACCCCCGGCGACGCCGTACTCATTACCAGCGGTGCCGAGCAGATTATGGACCTGCTCGGCAAGTCTGTCCTGAACGAAGGCGACACGGTTGTGTGCGAGGAACCCAGCTTTATCGGCGCGCTCAACTCCTTCCGTTCCTATAATGCCGTCCTCAAGGGGGTTCCCATGCAGGAAGACGGCATGGATCTCGCCAAGTTGGAAGAAATTCTGAAAACGGACAAGCGGGTAAAGTTTATCTACACCATTCCCAATTTTCAGAATCCCACTGGTCTGACCACCAGTTGGGAAAAGCGGCGCGGCATTTACGCACTGGCGCAGAAATACAACACCCTGATTCTGGAGGACAACCCTTACGGCGACCTGCGCTTTGCCGGTGAAGCAATTCCCGCCATCAAAACCTTAGACACTGAAGGCCGCGTTCTGTATGCCGGAACATTCAGCAAAACCATTTCTCCCGGTATGCGCGTCGGCTTTGCGGCAGGCGGCAGCGCTCTGATTCAGAAGATGGTGGTTTGCAAGCAGGGCAGCGATGTGCACACCAACATCTGGAGCCAACTGGTCATTCACCGCTTTCTGCACGGATGGGACTTTGAAAAACATCTTAAAAACCTACAGAAGATTTATGCGCAGAAGTACGCCGTTGCCGAAAAGGCCCTGCGCGAAACCGCACCCCTGCTCGCGTTCCGGCCGATTGAGGGCGGGCTGTTTCTGTGGTGCACGCTGCCGGATTCCATTCCCATGCCGGCGTACTGCAAAGCGGCGGTTCTGCACAAGGTCTGTGTCGTGCCCGGCAACGCATTTTTGACAGACGAAACGCAGCCCTGCCAAAGCTTCCGCATCAATTACTCCTCACCGACCAACGAGGACTTAGCCCGCGGCATCGCCATTCTCGGCGAACTGGCGGCAAAGTGGCCGAACGCTTGA